One Setaria italica strain Yugu1 chromosome I, Setaria_italica_v2.0, whole genome shotgun sequence DNA window includes the following coding sequences:
- the LOC101754758 gene encoding kinesin-like protein KIN-12G isoform X2, with protein MYSIQSLRLSCFGLQGRQSATAHGLALLCLCGLWTRPQIQNWLTSPPLRSPFQTKTPSQLPAPSTTASPICHRLRLCFRPTQLRKSSSASAAPAMPSDGVDDELGGGSVAPAPARFELQEDPSFWKDNNVQVVIRIRPLSGSEISLQGQKRCVRQDSSQSLTWTGHPESRFTFDHVADEHVTQENMFKVAGVPMVENCISGYNSCMFAYGQTGSGKTHTMLGDIENGTRRNNANCGMTPRVFEHLFARIQKEKEIRRDEKLRFTCKCSFLEIYNEQILDLLNPNSVNLQIREDAKKGVHVENLTEHEISNAREALQQLIEGAANRKVAATNMNRASSRSHSVFTCLIESKWESQGINHHRFSRLNLVDLAGSERQKSSGAEGERLKEATNINKSLSTLGLVITNLIAVSNKKSHHVPYRDSKLTFLLQDSLGGNSKTTIIANISPSHCCAAETLSTLKFAQRAKYIRNNAIINEDASGDVLSMRLQIQNLKKEVSRLQGLVGSDKTEGLGSHGFVCESPSMFKWDQGHGTFSPLNFDKRTTQNDYDAALVAAFRREQEKEAQLKATIAAKQIAEQLAAQKTEEVRSFKMRLKFREDRIKRLEQVASGKLSAEALLLQERESLVKELEVLRSQLDHNPEITKFAMENLQLKEELRRLQSFVDESEREMMHDQIIILQDKLLEALDWKLMHEKDPVNKGLSLFGESAGDEENEFLRLQAIQNEREIESLRKKLTFCLEAKENLERRVDELTTELEVAKKHDDINNECKAVELQEQGEAGLHNLSDAQIELKTLVDAISSASQREAEAHETAIGLAKENEELRMQLKVLIEDNKRLFDLYEHAIVNVEANQDGNCPTIPGNEHASGQQGSHPFGENLVNEDLPNAPPAGPSDLHAHNSSSMEEESKIADEKCINEDNLSRNTSAELCLQLEEMHEENDRLMGLYEKAMQERDEYKRKILEQSNSETVKEIRSDEKDDEMSEAADPKSLEVKHVHDSTILALKEVLQLVRTKLELVQDKVVSAQDAVKYFELLERVSRKAEELSASIQLRRLDVQHGQEETKALKSALSESQDKKDTFEGKYFLPAASCWNLDLKTKAIASSKFDSNFALMNEKKEQLNLLQTRKNQLSAMRTRAHESETELRSKIDGLKLKLRSYEAQRKEEEKVLFAIDNLDTSTALTHKPKNFSKATDLLKSEEERIKLSCELQNAREQLRIVHKEIKSMQKCDYIDCEMALLETEIEDCCLSLLEADIEKFVRDNTLAEVWEGEVKNMEALLIDYQDCVFHVNLKEEEIKVCEESLQHQARGLDELHLKLNQAMRELAELLHDRRSLTSCSLDQSMPPVGEKVATDLESVRIHVAEAKQLLLLDSQANL; from the exons ATGTACTCCATTCAAAGTCTGCGCTTGTCTTGCTTTGGACTTCAAGGCCGCCAGTCCGCCACAGCTCACGGCCTCGCGCTGCTGTGTCTGTGTGGACTCTGGACGCGACCCCAAATTCAAAATTGGCTAAcgtctcctcccctccgctcccCATTTCAAACCAAGACCCCATCTCAGCTGCCGGCCCCCTCCACCACCGCATCTCCGAtctgccaccgcctccgcctctgctTCCGCCCCACCCAGCTGCGGAagtcctcctccgcctccgctgcaCCCGCGATGCCGTCggacggcgtcgacgacgagctcggcggcgggagcgtcgcccccgcccccgcgcggTTCGAGCTCCAGGAGGACCCCTCCTTCTGGAAGGACAACAACGTGCAG GTTGTGATCCGTATCCGGCCGCTCAGCGGCAGCGAGATATCGCTGCAGGGGCAGAAGAGGTGCGTCCGGCAGGATAGTAGCCAGAGCCTTACGTGGACTGGACATCCTGAGTCTCGGTTCACGTTTGATCACGTCGCGGACGAGCATGTCACGCAG GAGAATATGTTCAAGGTTGCTGGAGTGCCAATGGTGGAGAATTGCATTTCTGGCTACAACAGCTGCATGTTTGCTTATGGGCAG ACTGGAAGTGGAAAGACACATACAATGCTTGGTGATATAGAAAATGGGACACGGAGGAACAATGCGAATTGTGGTATGACGCCTCGAGTGTTCGAGCATCTCTTTGCTAGAATCCAAAAG GAAAAGGAAATAAGGAGGGATGAAAAGCTCAGGTTTACATGTAAATGCTCTTTTCTGGAGATATATAATGAGCAGATTCTTGATCTGCTCAACCCAAATTCTGTAAACTTGCAG ATAAGAGAGGATGCCAAAAAGGGTGTCCATGTTGAGAATCTGACGGAACATGAGATCTCCAATGCTCGAGAAGCGCTTCAACAACTTATTGAG GGGGCAGCAAACAGAAAGGTAGCAGCCACTAATATGAACCGAGCAAGTAGCCGCTCTCACAGTGTTTTCACTTGCCTTATAGAGAGTAAG TGGGAGTCGCAAGGTATCAACCACCATCGATTTTCTCGGCTCAACCTTGTTGATCTTGCGGGCTCAGAGAG GCAAAAAAGCTCAGGTGCTGAAGGAGAGCGCTTGAAGGAAGCTACCAACATCAACAAGTCACTCTCAACTTTGGG ACTTGTCATTACGAACCTCATTGCTGTGTCAAACAAAAAATCACACCACGTTCCCTACAGAGATTCAAAATTAACATTCCTCCTCCAG GATTCGCTTGGAGGAAATTCAAAGACGACTATAATTGCAAACATAAGCCCATCTCATTG TTGTGCTGCTGAGACACTAAGCACATTGAAGTTTGCGCAACGAGCTAAGTACATAAGGAATAAT GCTATCATTAATGAGGATGCCTCTGGTGATGTTCTCAGCATGCGCTTACAGATCCAGAACCTTAAG AAAGAAGTTAGCCGTTTGCAAGGACTAGTAGGTTCTGATAAAACTGAAGGCCTTGGTTCTCATGGATTTGTCTGTGAGTCTCCTAGCATGTTCAAATGGGATCAAGGTCATGGCACATTCAGTCCACTTAATTTTGATAAAAGGACTACACAG AATGATTACGATGCTGCCCTTGTCGCTGCTTTTAGGAGGGAGCAAGAGAAGGAAGCACAATTGAAGGCAACAATAGCTGCAAAACAGATTGCTGAACAGCTG GCAGCTCAAAAGACAGAAGAGGTAAGAAGTTTCAAGATGAGGCTTAAGTTTCGTGAAGATCGGATCAAAAGATTGGAGCAGGTTGCTTCAGGAAAATTATCTGCTGAGGCGCTTCTTTTGCAAGAGAGGGAAAGCCTTGTGAAGGAGTTAGAGGTCCTGCGGAGTCAATTAGATCACAATCCAGAAATCACGAAATTTGCAATGGAGAACCTACAACTAAAAGAAGAGCTGCGAAG gtTGCAGTCATTTGTTGATGAAAGTGAACGGGAAATGATGCATgatcaaataattattttacaaGATAAG CTGCTAGAGGCTCTTGACTGGAAGCTTATGCACGAGAAAGATCCTGTCAACAAG GGCCTCTCATTATTTGGGGAGTCAGCTGGTGATGAGGAAAATGAGTTCCTTCGTTTGCAG GCTATTCAGAATGAGAGAGAAATCGAGTCATTGCGTAAAAAATTGACCTTCTGCCTTGAAGCAAAGGAGAACCTTGAGAG GCGTGTTGATGAACTAACCACGGAATTGGAAGTTGCAAAGAAACATGATGACATAAATAATGAATGCAAGGCTGTCGAACTCCAGGAGCAAGGAGAGGCAGGTTTACATAACTTATCTGATGCTCAGATAGAACTTAAGACTTTGGTTGACGCAATATCTTCGGCAAGTCAAAGGGAAGCAGAAGCCCATGAAACTGCAATTGGTTTGGCCAAAGAAAATGAAGAATTGAGGATGCAGCTTAAGGTTTTGATTGAGGATAACAAGAGACTGTTTGATCTATATGAACATGCTATTGTAAATGTTGAGGCAAATCAAGATGGAAACTGCCCTACCATTCCTGGAAATGAACATGCAAGTGGTCAGCAAGGTAGTCATCCTTTTGGAGAAAACCTTGTGAATGAAGATCTGCCTAATGCCCCACCAGCAGGCCCATCAGATTTGCATGCACACAACTCATCCAGCATGGAAGAAGAGTCTAAGATAGCGGATGAGAAATGCATCAACGAGGATAACTTGTCAAGGAATACATCTGCTGAACTGTGTCTTCAGCTGGAAGAGATGCACGAGGAAAATGATAGACTTATGGGTTTGTATGAGAAAGCTATGCAGGAAAGGGATGAATACAAAAGGAAAATTTTAGAGCAAAGCAACTCTGAAACTGTAAAAGAGATTCGGTCGGATGAAAAAGATGATGAAATGAGTGAAGCCGCAGATCCTAAGAGTCTTGAAGTGAAACATGTTCATGACTCTACAATTTTAGCTTTGAAAGAAGTGCTGCAGCTTGTTCGGACTAAGCTGGAGCTTGTCCAAGACAAGGTTGTGTCTGCTCAGGATGCAGTAAAATATTTTGAGCTACTCGAAAGGGTAAGTAGAAAGGCGGAAGAACTTTCTGCAAGCATTCAGCTTCGTCGTCTAGACGTGCAGCATGGTCAGGAAGAAACCAAGGCCCTGAAGTCTGCACTGTCAGAATCACAGGACAAGAAAGATACTTTTGAAGGCAAGTATTTCTTGCCTGCAGCATCGTGTTGGAACTTGGATTTGAAGACCAAAGCCATTGCTTCATCCAAGTTTGATTCTAACTTTGCATTGATGAATGAAAAGAAGGAACAGTTGAATCTTCTCCAAACTCGCAAAAACCAACTATCTGCCATGAGAACAAGGGCACATGAATCTGAAACTGAGTTGCGAAGCAAAATTGATGGCCTTAAACTGAAGCTTCGCTCTTATGAAGCtcaaaggaaggaggaagaaaaggttCTGTTCGCTATTGATAATCTTGATACATCTACTGCATTGACACATAAACCCAAGAATTTTAGTAAGGCAACTGATCTGCTGAAATCTGAGGAGGAGCGGATAAAGCTTTCATGTGAACTGCAGAACGCCCGTGAACAGCTTCGCATAGTTCACAAGGAAATAAAAAGTATGCAGAAATGTGATTATATTGATTGCGAGATGGCACTCCTTGAAACAGAAATAGAAGATTGCTGCCTCTCCTTGCTGGAAGCTGACATTGAGAAGTTTGTTCGTGACAACACATTGGCAGAGGTTTGGGAGGGTGAGGTGAAGAACATGGAGGCCTTGCTGATTGACTACCAGGACTGTGTTTTCCATGTCAACTTGAAGGAGGAAGAGATCAAGGTGTGTGAGGAGTCCTTGCAGCATCAAGCCAGGGGTCTGGATGAACTGCACTTGAAGCTAAATCAAGCGATGCGGGAGCTAGCTGAGCTTCTGCATGACAGAAGAAGCTTAACCTCTTGCAGCTTGGATCAATCCATGCCGCCTGTTGGTGAAAAGGTGGCAACGGATCTTGAGTCCGTCCGGATCCATGTCGCTGAAGCTAAGCAGCTTTTGCTTCTCGACAGCCAAGCAAATTTGTGA
- the LOC101754758 gene encoding kinesin-like protein KIN-12G isoform X1 — protein MYSIQSLRLSCFGLQGRQSATAHGLALLCLCGLWTRPQIQNWLTSPPLRSPFQTKTPSQLPAPSTTASPICHRLRLCFRPTQLRKSSSASAAPAMPSDGVDDELGGGSVAPAPARFELQEDPSFWKDNNVQVVIRIRPLSGSEISLQGQKRCVRQDSSQSLTWTGHPESRFTFDHVADEHVTQENMFKVAGVPMVENCISGYNSCMFAYGQTGSGKTHTMLGDIENGTRRNNANCGMTPRVFEHLFARIQKEKEIRRDEKLRFTCKCSFLEIYNEQILDLLNPNSVNLQIREDAKKGVHVENLTEHEISNAREALQQLIEGAANRKVAATNMNRASSRSHSVFTCLIESKWESQGINHHRFSRLNLVDLAGSERQKSSGAEGERLKEATNINKSLSTLGLVITNLIAVSNKKSHHVPYRDSKLTFLLQDSLGGNSKTTIIANISPSHCCAAETLSTLKFAQRAKYIRNNAIINEDASGDVLSMRLQIQNLKKEVSRLQGLVGSDKTEGLGSHGFVCESPSMFKWDQGHGTFSPLNFDKRTTQKNDYDAALVAAFRREQEKEAQLKATIAAKQIAEQLAAQKTEEVRSFKMRLKFREDRIKRLEQVASGKLSAEALLLQERESLVKELEVLRSQLDHNPEITKFAMENLQLKEELRRLQSFVDESEREMMHDQIIILQDKLLEALDWKLMHEKDPVNKGLSLFGESAGDEENEFLRLQAIQNEREIESLRKKLTFCLEAKENLERRVDELTTELEVAKKHDDINNECKAVELQEQGEAGLHNLSDAQIELKTLVDAISSASQREAEAHETAIGLAKENEELRMQLKVLIEDNKRLFDLYEHAIVNVEANQDGNCPTIPGNEHASGQQGSHPFGENLVNEDLPNAPPAGPSDLHAHNSSSMEEESKIADEKCINEDNLSRNTSAELCLQLEEMHEENDRLMGLYEKAMQERDEYKRKILEQSNSETVKEIRSDEKDDEMSEAADPKSLEVKHVHDSTILALKEVLQLVRTKLELVQDKVVSAQDAVKYFELLERVSRKAEELSASIQLRRLDVQHGQEETKALKSALSESQDKKDTFEGKYFLPAASCWNLDLKTKAIASSKFDSNFALMNEKKEQLNLLQTRKNQLSAMRTRAHESETELRSKIDGLKLKLRSYEAQRKEEEKVLFAIDNLDTSTALTHKPKNFSKATDLLKSEEERIKLSCELQNAREQLRIVHKEIKSMQKCDYIDCEMALLETEIEDCCLSLLEADIEKFVRDNTLAEVWEGEVKNMEALLIDYQDCVFHVNLKEEEIKVCEESLQHQARGLDELHLKLNQAMRELAELLHDRRSLTSCSLDQSMPPVGEKVATDLESVRIHVAEAKQLLLLDSQANL, from the exons ATGTACTCCATTCAAAGTCTGCGCTTGTCTTGCTTTGGACTTCAAGGCCGCCAGTCCGCCACAGCTCACGGCCTCGCGCTGCTGTGTCTGTGTGGACTCTGGACGCGACCCCAAATTCAAAATTGGCTAAcgtctcctcccctccgctcccCATTTCAAACCAAGACCCCATCTCAGCTGCCGGCCCCCTCCACCACCGCATCTCCGAtctgccaccgcctccgcctctgctTCCGCCCCACCCAGCTGCGGAagtcctcctccgcctccgctgcaCCCGCGATGCCGTCggacggcgtcgacgacgagctcggcggcgggagcgtcgcccccgcccccgcgcggTTCGAGCTCCAGGAGGACCCCTCCTTCTGGAAGGACAACAACGTGCAG GTTGTGATCCGTATCCGGCCGCTCAGCGGCAGCGAGATATCGCTGCAGGGGCAGAAGAGGTGCGTCCGGCAGGATAGTAGCCAGAGCCTTACGTGGACTGGACATCCTGAGTCTCGGTTCACGTTTGATCACGTCGCGGACGAGCATGTCACGCAG GAGAATATGTTCAAGGTTGCTGGAGTGCCAATGGTGGAGAATTGCATTTCTGGCTACAACAGCTGCATGTTTGCTTATGGGCAG ACTGGAAGTGGAAAGACACATACAATGCTTGGTGATATAGAAAATGGGACACGGAGGAACAATGCGAATTGTGGTATGACGCCTCGAGTGTTCGAGCATCTCTTTGCTAGAATCCAAAAG GAAAAGGAAATAAGGAGGGATGAAAAGCTCAGGTTTACATGTAAATGCTCTTTTCTGGAGATATATAATGAGCAGATTCTTGATCTGCTCAACCCAAATTCTGTAAACTTGCAG ATAAGAGAGGATGCCAAAAAGGGTGTCCATGTTGAGAATCTGACGGAACATGAGATCTCCAATGCTCGAGAAGCGCTTCAACAACTTATTGAG GGGGCAGCAAACAGAAAGGTAGCAGCCACTAATATGAACCGAGCAAGTAGCCGCTCTCACAGTGTTTTCACTTGCCTTATAGAGAGTAAG TGGGAGTCGCAAGGTATCAACCACCATCGATTTTCTCGGCTCAACCTTGTTGATCTTGCGGGCTCAGAGAG GCAAAAAAGCTCAGGTGCTGAAGGAGAGCGCTTGAAGGAAGCTACCAACATCAACAAGTCACTCTCAACTTTGGG ACTTGTCATTACGAACCTCATTGCTGTGTCAAACAAAAAATCACACCACGTTCCCTACAGAGATTCAAAATTAACATTCCTCCTCCAG GATTCGCTTGGAGGAAATTCAAAGACGACTATAATTGCAAACATAAGCCCATCTCATTG TTGTGCTGCTGAGACACTAAGCACATTGAAGTTTGCGCAACGAGCTAAGTACATAAGGAATAAT GCTATCATTAATGAGGATGCCTCTGGTGATGTTCTCAGCATGCGCTTACAGATCCAGAACCTTAAG AAAGAAGTTAGCCGTTTGCAAGGACTAGTAGGTTCTGATAAAACTGAAGGCCTTGGTTCTCATGGATTTGTCTGTGAGTCTCCTAGCATGTTCAAATGGGATCAAGGTCATGGCACATTCAGTCCACTTAATTTTGATAAAAGGACTACACAG AAGAATGATTACGATGCTGCCCTTGTCGCTGCTTTTAGGAGGGAGCAAGAGAAGGAAGCACAATTGAAGGCAACAATAGCTGCAAAACAGATTGCTGAACAGCTG GCAGCTCAAAAGACAGAAGAGGTAAGAAGTTTCAAGATGAGGCTTAAGTTTCGTGAAGATCGGATCAAAAGATTGGAGCAGGTTGCTTCAGGAAAATTATCTGCTGAGGCGCTTCTTTTGCAAGAGAGGGAAAGCCTTGTGAAGGAGTTAGAGGTCCTGCGGAGTCAATTAGATCACAATCCAGAAATCACGAAATTTGCAATGGAGAACCTACAACTAAAAGAAGAGCTGCGAAG gtTGCAGTCATTTGTTGATGAAAGTGAACGGGAAATGATGCATgatcaaataattattttacaaGATAAG CTGCTAGAGGCTCTTGACTGGAAGCTTATGCACGAGAAAGATCCTGTCAACAAG GGCCTCTCATTATTTGGGGAGTCAGCTGGTGATGAGGAAAATGAGTTCCTTCGTTTGCAG GCTATTCAGAATGAGAGAGAAATCGAGTCATTGCGTAAAAAATTGACCTTCTGCCTTGAAGCAAAGGAGAACCTTGAGAG GCGTGTTGATGAACTAACCACGGAATTGGAAGTTGCAAAGAAACATGATGACATAAATAATGAATGCAAGGCTGTCGAACTCCAGGAGCAAGGAGAGGCAGGTTTACATAACTTATCTGATGCTCAGATAGAACTTAAGACTTTGGTTGACGCAATATCTTCGGCAAGTCAAAGGGAAGCAGAAGCCCATGAAACTGCAATTGGTTTGGCCAAAGAAAATGAAGAATTGAGGATGCAGCTTAAGGTTTTGATTGAGGATAACAAGAGACTGTTTGATCTATATGAACATGCTATTGTAAATGTTGAGGCAAATCAAGATGGAAACTGCCCTACCATTCCTGGAAATGAACATGCAAGTGGTCAGCAAGGTAGTCATCCTTTTGGAGAAAACCTTGTGAATGAAGATCTGCCTAATGCCCCACCAGCAGGCCCATCAGATTTGCATGCACACAACTCATCCAGCATGGAAGAAGAGTCTAAGATAGCGGATGAGAAATGCATCAACGAGGATAACTTGTCAAGGAATACATCTGCTGAACTGTGTCTTCAGCTGGAAGAGATGCACGAGGAAAATGATAGACTTATGGGTTTGTATGAGAAAGCTATGCAGGAAAGGGATGAATACAAAAGGAAAATTTTAGAGCAAAGCAACTCTGAAACTGTAAAAGAGATTCGGTCGGATGAAAAAGATGATGAAATGAGTGAAGCCGCAGATCCTAAGAGTCTTGAAGTGAAACATGTTCATGACTCTACAATTTTAGCTTTGAAAGAAGTGCTGCAGCTTGTTCGGACTAAGCTGGAGCTTGTCCAAGACAAGGTTGTGTCTGCTCAGGATGCAGTAAAATATTTTGAGCTACTCGAAAGGGTAAGTAGAAAGGCGGAAGAACTTTCTGCAAGCATTCAGCTTCGTCGTCTAGACGTGCAGCATGGTCAGGAAGAAACCAAGGCCCTGAAGTCTGCACTGTCAGAATCACAGGACAAGAAAGATACTTTTGAAGGCAAGTATTTCTTGCCTGCAGCATCGTGTTGGAACTTGGATTTGAAGACCAAAGCCATTGCTTCATCCAAGTTTGATTCTAACTTTGCATTGATGAATGAAAAGAAGGAACAGTTGAATCTTCTCCAAACTCGCAAAAACCAACTATCTGCCATGAGAACAAGGGCACATGAATCTGAAACTGAGTTGCGAAGCAAAATTGATGGCCTTAAACTGAAGCTTCGCTCTTATGAAGCtcaaaggaaggaggaagaaaaggttCTGTTCGCTATTGATAATCTTGATACATCTACTGCATTGACACATAAACCCAAGAATTTTAGTAAGGCAACTGATCTGCTGAAATCTGAGGAGGAGCGGATAAAGCTTTCATGTGAACTGCAGAACGCCCGTGAACAGCTTCGCATAGTTCACAAGGAAATAAAAAGTATGCAGAAATGTGATTATATTGATTGCGAGATGGCACTCCTTGAAACAGAAATAGAAGATTGCTGCCTCTCCTTGCTGGAAGCTGACATTGAGAAGTTTGTTCGTGACAACACATTGGCAGAGGTTTGGGAGGGTGAGGTGAAGAACATGGAGGCCTTGCTGATTGACTACCAGGACTGTGTTTTCCATGTCAACTTGAAGGAGGAAGAGATCAAGGTGTGTGAGGAGTCCTTGCAGCATCAAGCCAGGGGTCTGGATGAACTGCACTTGAAGCTAAATCAAGCGATGCGGGAGCTAGCTGAGCTTCTGCATGACAGAAGAAGCTTAACCTCTTGCAGCTTGGATCAATCCATGCCGCCTGTTGGTGAAAAGGTGGCAACGGATCTTGAGTCCGTCCGGATCCATGTCGCTGAAGCTAAGCAGCTTTTGCTTCTCGACAGCCAAGCAAATTTGTGA